One window from the genome of Streptomyces sp. NBC_01476 encodes:
- a CDS encoding HelD family protein, with translation MPSHAHTESPSSPSSASSASPSSASPSPYDPLRRERDHLAAARAALRAMRHDVEALDITDVTGNWVNAKILAGEIEVRIKALADLADTPLFFGRLDYLHAPGVELAEGAEGESFYIGRRHVHDADGDPMVIDWRAPVSQPFYRASRTEPLDVALRRRFGYTGGELTAYEDEHLSDPAESDATTSKLLQTEIERPRVGPMRDIVATIQPEQDEIVRAGITGSVCVQGAPGTGKTAVGLHRVAYLLYAHRERLARTGTLVIGPNKSFLRYIEQVLPALGELQVKQATVDDLVAHVEVRGTDGATAARIKGDVRMAQVLRRAVRAGIRMPTEPVMVVRGSRRWRVPAYELEEIVRELAARDIRYGAAHDALPQRIAHAVLVQMERAGEAPDDRVQDAVARNPAVKAAVKACWPPVDPAKVVLRLLSEPEFLASCADGLLTEEEQRAVRWEKPARGLKSARWSAADAVLVDEAYDLVQRTSSLGHVVLDEAQDLSPMQYRAVGRRCSTGSATVLGDLAQGTTPWATSSWAEALAHLGKPEARVEELTRGFRVPREVIAYASRLLPAIAPGLAPATSVRESAGALAVRAVPAGGLDAAVVDACRASLGFEGSVGLIAADTRIPELGAALAAAGLDHLSPGEETSATARLTLVPASLAKGLEYDYVVLDEPAAVVAAEPDERTGLRRLYVALTRAVSGLTVLHATPLPQALAA, from the coding sequence GTGCCCTCGCACGCCCACACCGAGTCCCCTTCTTCCCCTTCGTCCGCTTCTTCCGCGTCCCCTTCCTCCGCCTCCCCTTCCCCGTACGATCCGCTGCGCCGCGAGCGCGACCATCTGGCCGCCGCGCGGGCCGCGCTGCGCGCCATGCGGCATGACGTGGAAGCGCTGGACATCACCGATGTCACCGGCAACTGGGTCAACGCGAAGATCCTGGCCGGCGAGATCGAGGTCAGGATCAAAGCGCTCGCCGACCTCGCCGACACCCCGCTCTTCTTCGGCCGCCTCGACTACCTGCACGCTCCGGGCGTGGAGCTGGCCGAGGGCGCCGAAGGGGAGAGCTTCTACATCGGGCGCCGCCATGTGCACGACGCGGACGGCGACCCGATGGTGATCGACTGGCGGGCGCCGGTCTCCCAGCCGTTCTACCGGGCGTCGCGCACCGAGCCGCTGGACGTGGCGCTGCGCCGCCGCTTCGGCTACACCGGCGGCGAACTGACCGCCTACGAGGACGAGCACCTCTCCGACCCGGCGGAGTCGGACGCCACCACCAGCAAGCTGCTGCAGACCGAGATCGAGCGCCCGCGCGTCGGTCCGATGCGGGACATCGTGGCGACCATCCAGCCGGAGCAGGACGAGATCGTCCGGGCCGGGATCACCGGCTCGGTCTGCGTCCAGGGCGCGCCGGGCACCGGTAAGACCGCGGTCGGCCTGCACCGGGTGGCGTATCTGCTGTACGCGCACCGGGAGCGGCTGGCCAGGACCGGCACGCTGGTGATCGGGCCGAACAAGTCCTTCCTGCGGTACATCGAGCAGGTGCTGCCCGCGCTGGGCGAGCTGCAGGTCAAGCAGGCGACGGTGGACGACCTGGTGGCCCATGTCGAGGTGCGCGGCACCGACGGGGCGACCGCGGCGCGGATCAAGGGCGACGTGCGGATGGCGCAGGTGCTGCGCCGGGCGGTCCGGGCCGGCATCCGGATGCCCACCGAGCCGGTGATGGTGGTCCGCGGGTCGCGCCGCTGGCGGGTGCCGGCGTACGAACTGGAGGAGATCGTCCGGGAGCTGGCCGCCCGTGACATCCGGTACGGCGCCGCGCACGACGCGCTTCCGCAGCGGATCGCGCACGCGGTGCTGGTCCAGATGGAGCGGGCCGGGGAGGCGCCGGACGACCGGGTGCAGGACGCGGTGGCCCGCAACCCCGCGGTGAAGGCCGCGGTGAAGGCATGCTGGCCGCCGGTCGATCCGGCGAAGGTGGTGCTGCGGCTGCTCTCCGAGCCGGAGTTCCTGGCGTCGTGCGCGGACGGGCTGCTGACCGAGGAGGAGCAGCGGGCGGTGCGGTGGGAGAAGCCGGCCCGCGGGCTGAAGTCAGCGCGCTGGTCGGCGGCGGACGCGGTGCTGGTGGACGAGGCGTACGACCTGGTGCAGCGGACGTCGTCGCTGGGCCATGTGGTGCTGGACGAGGCGCAGGACCTCTCGCCGATGCAGTACCGGGCGGTGGGGCGGCGCTGTTCGACCGGTTCCGCGACGGTCCTCGGCGACCTCGCCCAGGGCACGACTCCGTGGGCCACCTCGTCCTGGGCCGAGGCGCTCGCCCACCTGGGCAAGCCGGAGGCACGCGTCGAGGAGCTGACGCGGGGGTTCCGTGTGCCGCGCGAGGTGATCGCGTACGCCTCCCGGCTGCTTCCCGCCATCGCCCCGGGGCTCGCCCCCGCGACCTCGGTACGGGAGTCGGCGGGCGCGCTCGCGGTACGTGCGGTGCCGGCGGGCGGGCTGGACGCGGCGGTGGTGGACGCGTGCCGCGCGTCACTGGGGTTCGAGGGGTCGGTCGGGCTGATCGCGGCGGATACCCGGATCCCGGAGTTGGGGGCGGCGCTGGCCGCGGCGGGCCTCGACCATCTCTCTCCCGGTGAGGAGACGTCCGCGACCGCCCGTCTCACGCTGGTCCCGGCCTCCTTGGCGAAGGGGCTCGAATACGACTACGTGGTCCTGGACGAACCGGCTGCCGTCGTCGCCGCCGAACCCGACGAGCGCACCGGCCTCCGCCGCCTCTACGTTGCCCTGACCCGAGCGGTCTCCGGCCTCACCGTCCTCCACGCGACCCCTCTCCCCCAGGCCCTCGCGGCTTAG
- a CDS encoding YhfZ family protein has translation MLEQDRSPAPPAAAPARRPLEQALQAIVVDALGAGVGATLPTNSHYLRAVGASAGTVQRAIKVLAEQGALTTTSRGHLGRTIDSLRLGPAWHIAGLSPLRLLLPPSGPAEIDVLTESLAGELTRLGVPHTVHHRRGGARRLDAVAIGAYDLAIVSAGALDGADVPSLDGAPTLRLPPGTYYAPRRLVVVSRTGEAPAGPGMRVAIDHDSPDHTLLTKAAFPPDRGYTYVQHTFPEVPAAVLRREVDAGIWHLSHTVIPLDLAGLQCTAMEDLDVGGAWRDLSAAVVIGWPQRGELTSVLASIRLPELVEAQHRRLADEAP, from the coding sequence TTGCTCGAACAGGACCGGTCGCCGGCTCCACCGGCGGCGGCGCCCGCTCGCCGCCCCCTGGAACAGGCGCTCCAGGCGATCGTCGTGGACGCACTGGGGGCGGGCGTCGGCGCCACACTGCCCACCAACAGTCACTATCTGCGCGCGGTGGGGGCCAGCGCCGGGACGGTCCAGCGTGCGATCAAGGTGCTCGCGGAGCAAGGGGCGCTCACCACGACGTCGCGCGGTCACCTCGGGCGCACGATCGACTCCCTGCGACTCGGCCCCGCCTGGCACATCGCCGGGCTCTCCCCGCTGCGACTGCTGCTCCCGCCCAGCGGCCCCGCCGAGATCGACGTCCTCACCGAATCCCTCGCCGGGGAGCTCACCCGGCTGGGCGTGCCGCACACCGTCCATCACCGGCGCGGCGGCGCCCGCCGCCTGGACGCCGTCGCCATCGGCGCGTACGACCTCGCCATCGTCTCGGCAGGAGCCCTCGACGGGGCTGACGTGCCGTCCCTCGACGGGGCGCCGACCCTGCGGCTGCCGCCCGGGACGTACTACGCGCCCCGCCGGCTCGTCGTGGTCTCCCGCACCGGCGAGGCACCCGCAGGCCCCGGAATGCGCGTGGCCATCGACCACGACTCACCCGACCACACCCTGCTCACCAAGGCGGCCTTCCCGCCCGATCGCGGCTACACCTACGTCCAGCACACCTTCCCGGAGGTGCCGGCAGCGGTCCTGCGGCGCGAGGTCGACGCCGGCATCTGGCACCTCAGCCACACCGTCATCCCCCTCGACCTGGCGGGCCTGCAGTGCACCGCCATGGAGGACCTGGACGTCGGCGGGGCGTGGCGCGACCTGTCCGCCGCCGTCGTGATCGGGTGGCCGCAGCGCGGCGAACTCACCTCTGTTCTGGCCTCGATCCGGCTGCCCGAACTCGTCGAGGCTCAGCACCGGCGCCTCGCCGACGAAGCACCCTGA
- a CDS encoding FAD-binding oxidoreductase codes for MSDISTLLEQLAKDLGPAAISTDPATLAATSHDSWPVATKWNLQGRHPYTAQAVVKAATEQDVVTVLLAAGRAGVPVTTRALGSSVTGQPLPTRGGIVLDVSGLVGPHVIDETDMTVTVPAGNNGGELEDALQAAGWSTRFSPQSLYRSSVGGWLATLATGQFSSRYGGVEDLVVGYRVVLATGEAIDLTASPRAAMGPDLRQLFLGSEGTLGVVTRVTFKIFPLPESRHLQTFRLPDVAAGLAVMREQAALNLRPFLLRLYDADEARHVLVDDTADHPVLFVGTEGAPSVAAAEMDVLTGLAARHGATGLGPEPAAAWMARRFDFSTVEKRLGTPGGFAETIEVAHTWRHIHGLYDALKAALEPLADEVLVHFSHVYPQGTSMYLILLGQAPDDAAATARLENIWATAMTVCLDHGAELSHHHGGGLARSPYARRSLGQAHLVLRKLKHALDPDALLNPGKLGL; via the coding sequence GTGTCCGACATCTCGACCCTGCTGGAGCAGCTCGCCAAGGACCTGGGTCCCGCCGCGATCAGCACCGACCCGGCGACGCTCGCGGCGACCAGCCACGACTCCTGGCCGGTGGCCACCAAGTGGAATCTGCAGGGCAGGCACCCCTACACCGCGCAGGCGGTGGTCAAAGCGGCCACCGAACAGGACGTGGTGACCGTGCTGCTCGCCGCCGGCCGCGCCGGAGTGCCGGTGACGACGCGTGCCCTGGGGTCGTCGGTGACCGGACAGCCGCTGCCGACCCGGGGCGGGATCGTCCTGGACGTCAGCGGCCTGGTCGGGCCGCACGTCATCGACGAGACCGACATGACGGTGACCGTTCCGGCCGGCAACAACGGCGGCGAACTGGAAGACGCCCTCCAAGCGGCCGGATGGTCCACCCGCTTCTCCCCGCAGTCCCTCTACCGCTCCTCGGTCGGCGGATGGCTGGCGACCCTGGCGACCGGGCAGTTCTCCTCCCGCTACGGCGGAGTCGAGGACCTGGTCGTCGGCTACCGGGTGGTGCTGGCCACCGGCGAGGCCATCGACCTCACCGCGTCCCCCCGGGCCGCCATGGGCCCTGACCTGCGACAACTGTTCCTGGGTTCCGAGGGCACCCTCGGCGTCGTCACCCGCGTGACGTTCAAGATCTTCCCCCTCCCCGAGAGCAGGCACCTGCAGACCTTCCGCCTCCCCGACGTGGCGGCAGGGCTCGCGGTCATGCGCGAACAGGCGGCACTGAACCTGCGGCCCTTCCTGCTGCGCCTGTACGACGCCGACGAAGCCCGTCACGTCCTGGTCGACGACACCGCCGACCACCCCGTGCTGTTCGTCGGCACCGAGGGAGCACCGTCCGTGGCGGCTGCCGAGATGGACGTCCTGACCGGCCTCGCGGCCCGTCACGGCGCCACCGGGCTGGGCCCGGAGCCGGCCGCAGCCTGGATGGCACGGCGCTTCGACTTCTCCACGGTGGAAAAGCGCCTCGGCACCCCGGGCGGCTTCGCCGAAACCATCGAGGTCGCCCACACCTGGCGCCACATCCACGGCCTGTACGACGCGCTCAAGGCTGCCCTGGAACCGCTCGCGGACGAGGTCCTCGTCCACTTCTCCCACGTGTATCCACAGGGCACCTCGATGTATCTCATCCTGCTCGGCCAGGCGCCCGACGACGCTGCCGCCACCGCCCGCCTGGAGAACATCTGGGCCACCGCCATGACCGTCTGCCTCGACCACGGAGCCGAACTCTCCCACCACCACGGCGGAGGTCTCGCCCGCTCCCCGTACGCGCGCCGCTCCCTGGGGCAGGCGCACCTCGTCCTGCGCAAGCTCAAGCACGCCCTGGACCCCGACGCCCTGCTGAACCCCGGCAAGCTCGGCCTCTGA
- a CDS encoding FGGY family carbohydrate kinase produces the protein MSDVSRLLVIDEGTTGTRALVFDSTGAVRGRAYSEFTQHHPAADRVEHDPEEIWQLTSARIADALRDSDTAPAALAGLGITNQRATTVLWDRGTGRAVAPAIVWQDLRTAPMADRLRPEWGTAVQARTGWTLAPVYSSLSLCWMLEHDKDLARRAEAGELAFGTMDSWLIHRLTGGAVHAISASNAAVTGSYDLPAGSWYHDWLGALGLPMSLFPQVVDDSGFIGVTDPATVGAEVPITAAVADQSAALFGQGCIHPGDAKTTHGTGTFLDVNTGTEPVISRHGLSSIIAWRRDNTTTYGLEGYAPVTGSAVQWLRDGAGLLSHAAETEELARSVRDNNGVYFVPALTGLGAPSWDSSARGLLIGISPGTTRGHLARAALEGIVYSIKDFIETMSEESGRTITSLRADGGASANDFLLQFQADMLDAVIHRPANVDATASGAAYLAGLAVGTWATPEDCFQASGDDAVFTPSLDHTSRDANYQQWQRAVARAKGWTQQP, from the coding sequence ATGAGTGACGTCTCCCGTCTGCTGGTCATCGACGAAGGCACCACAGGAACCCGCGCGCTGGTCTTCGACAGCACCGGCGCGGTGCGCGGTCGCGCCTACAGCGAGTTCACCCAGCACCACCCCGCGGCCGACCGGGTGGAACACGATCCCGAGGAGATCTGGCAGCTCACCTCGGCCCGCATCGCCGACGCGCTGCGCGACAGCGACACCGCGCCCGCCGCGCTGGCCGGTCTCGGCATCACCAATCAGCGGGCCACCACCGTGCTGTGGGACCGCGGCACCGGCCGGGCGGTCGCCCCGGCCATCGTCTGGCAGGACCTGCGGACCGCCCCGATGGCGGACCGCCTCCGGCCCGAGTGGGGTACGGCGGTGCAGGCCCGCACGGGCTGGACCCTGGCGCCGGTCTACTCCTCGCTGTCACTGTGCTGGATGCTGGAGCACGACAAGGACCTGGCACGACGGGCGGAAGCCGGCGAACTCGCCTTCGGCACCATGGACTCCTGGCTCATCCACCGCCTCACCGGCGGCGCCGTCCACGCCATCAGCGCGTCCAACGCCGCCGTCACCGGCTCCTACGACCTGCCGGCCGGCTCCTGGTACCACGACTGGCTTGGGGCACTGGGCCTGCCGATGAGCCTGTTCCCCCAGGTCGTGGACGACTCCGGGTTCATCGGCGTGACCGACCCCGCCACGGTCGGGGCCGAGGTACCGATCACCGCGGCGGTCGCCGACCAGTCCGCGGCGCTGTTCGGGCAGGGCTGCATCCACCCCGGCGACGCGAAGACCACCCACGGCACCGGCACCTTTCTCGACGTCAACACCGGCACCGAACCGGTGATCTCCCGGCACGGGCTCAGCAGCATCATCGCCTGGCGCCGCGACAACACCACCACCTACGGCCTGGAGGGATACGCCCCGGTCACCGGCTCCGCGGTGCAGTGGCTGCGCGACGGGGCCGGACTGCTCAGCCACGCGGCCGAGACCGAGGAACTCGCCCGCAGCGTGCGGGACAACAACGGCGTCTACTTCGTACCGGCCCTCACCGGACTCGGCGCACCCTCCTGGGACTCCAGCGCCCGCGGCCTGCTCATCGGCATCTCCCCGGGCACCACCCGCGGCCACCTCGCCCGCGCCGCGCTCGAAGGGATCGTCTACTCCATCAAGGACTTCATCGAGACCATGTCCGAGGAGTCCGGCCGCACCATCACCTCCCTGCGCGCCGACGGCGGCGCCTCCGCCAACGACTTCCTCCTCCAGTTCCAGGCGGACATGCTCGACGCCGTCATCCACCGGCCCGCGAACGTCGATGCGACCGCCTCGGGCGCCGCTTACCTGGCCGGCCTGGCGGTCGGCACCTGGGCCACCCCCGAGGACTGCTTCCAGGCCAGTGGTGACGACGCCGTCTTCACACCGTCCCTCGACCACACGTCCCGGGACGCCAACTACCAGCAGTGGCAACGCGCCGTCGCCCGCGCGAAAGGATGGACCCAGCAGCCATGA
- a CDS encoding glycerol-3-phosphate dehydrogenase/oxidase codes for MKRFSPSDLPAEADLLVIGGGITGASVARDAALRGLSVVLVERDDFASGTSSRSSKLIHGGLRYLQTYQFRMVHESVRERETMMRVAPHLADLQPFMYLLYDGYPEGKALLNLGLTFYDAFSRAPLKRRHRMIGRDAVLRREPHLNPTGLKGAGLYQDALTDDARLVIDVLQSAAQAGALLANHREVTGLIREHGRITGAEITDRLTDEHITVRARTVVNAAGPWVDRVLGLEQAPQYPTLRPTKGVHIVLRTEDFPLHTAVFLRSPADSRVVWPTPAGDGRHVYVGTTDTAYHGSLDDVAADEEDFAYLLQAANHALPGAQVDAGHIVASWAGLRPLIAAEPGTPNSAASREHTLTTGPYGMITAAGGKLTTARLMAAQIVDIVAAQLRDLHAVRGVPPSTTGATAVSGGGAGEIFRARQAVATAPVAAEIRRRWLRRYGGNATALARTAARNPADGVPLDGSELTRAEIRHAIHHDMAMTVSDVLIRRTGSFFWAHDGDAAAIGDVSDLLDDAYGYPPQQRRTQQDEYRRWVARNRGTRSS; via the coding sequence ATGAAGCGCTTCTCACCGTCAGACCTGCCCGCCGAGGCGGACCTCCTCGTCATCGGCGGCGGCATCACCGGGGCGTCCGTCGCCCGGGACGCGGCGCTGCGCGGACTGTCCGTCGTCCTCGTCGAGCGCGACGACTTCGCCTCCGGCACCTCCAGCCGCTCGTCCAAACTCATCCACGGCGGCCTGCGCTACCTGCAGACCTACCAGTTCAGGATGGTCCACGAATCCGTCCGCGAGCGCGAGACCATGATGCGCGTCGCCCCCCACCTCGCCGACCTCCAGCCGTTCATGTACCTCCTCTACGACGGATATCCCGAGGGGAAGGCACTGCTCAACCTCGGTCTCACCTTCTACGACGCCTTCTCCCGCGCGCCCCTCAAGCGCCGGCACCGCATGATCGGCCGCGACGCCGTCCTCCGGCGCGAACCCCACCTCAACCCCACCGGGCTCAAGGGCGCCGGCCTCTACCAGGACGCCCTCACCGACGACGCCCGCCTCGTCATCGACGTTCTCCAGTCCGCCGCCCAGGCGGGGGCGCTGCTGGCCAACCACCGGGAAGTCACCGGCCTCATCCGCGAACACGGCCGGATCACCGGCGCCGAGATCACCGACCGGCTCACCGACGAGCACATCACCGTACGGGCCAGGACCGTCGTCAACGCCGCGGGTCCATGGGTGGACCGCGTCCTGGGGCTGGAACAGGCGCCGCAGTACCCGACGCTGCGGCCCACCAAAGGCGTGCACATCGTGCTGCGCACCGAGGACTTCCCCCTGCACACCGCCGTCTTCCTGCGTTCTCCCGCCGACTCCCGTGTCGTCTGGCCGACCCCGGCGGGCGACGGCCGGCACGTCTACGTCGGGACCACCGACACCGCCTACCACGGCTCTCTCGACGATGTCGCCGCCGACGAGGAGGACTTCGCGTACCTCCTCCAGGCGGCGAACCACGCGCTGCCCGGGGCGCAGGTCGACGCCGGCCACATCGTCGCCTCCTGGGCGGGCCTGCGCCCGCTCATCGCCGCTGAGCCGGGCACACCGAACTCCGCCGCGTCCCGCGAACACACCCTCACCACCGGGCCGTACGGCATGATCACCGCCGCCGGCGGGAAACTCACCACAGCGCGTCTCATGGCGGCCCAGATCGTCGACATCGTGGCCGCCCAGCTCCGCGACCTCCATGCGGTCCGCGGAGTGCCGCCCTCCACCACCGGCGCGACGGCGGTCTCCGGCGGAGGCGCGGGCGAGATCTTCCGCGCCCGGCAGGCCGTCGCCACCGCGCCCGTAGCGGCCGAGATCCGCCGGCGCTGGCTGCGCCGCTACGGCGGCAACGCCACCGCGCTCGCCCGGACGGCCGCCCGGAACCCGGCGGACGGCGTGCCCCTCGACGGCAGTGAGCTGACGCGGGCCGAGATCCGCCACGCCATTCACCACGACATGGCCATGACCGTGTCCGACGTCCTGATCCGCAGAACCGGGTCCTTCTTCTGGGCCCACGACGGAGACGCCGCCGCCATCGGCGACGTCAGCGACCTCCTGGACGACGCGTACGGATACCCGCCGCAGCAGCGCCGCACGCAACAGGACGAGTACAGGCGCTGGGTCGCACGCAACCGCGGCACGCGCTCCAGCTGA
- a CDS encoding copper homeostasis protein CutC, with the protein MSRPIFEVIALGTDDAVSAQDGGADRLELVTDMAADGLTPSRATFGAIRAAVEIPLRVMLRLSDGFSAGDARELDALCEAAQGLRAEGAEEFVLGFLDERGRADLEAVHALVDVLDGCRWTFHRAIDRASDRDALRLQLAGLPGLDTYLTAGSARGVGAGMDVLCAEAEAARAGEPGYEPRLLVGGGLLLDHVPRLRAAGLDAFHVGGAVRRDGWAGSVDVTAVRAWRDALDAPVAVA; encoded by the coding sequence ATGTCTAGACCAATCTTCGAGGTGATCGCCCTCGGCACGGATGACGCCGTCTCGGCCCAGGACGGTGGCGCCGACCGCCTCGAACTGGTCACCGACATGGCGGCGGACGGGCTGACGCCCAGCCGCGCCACGTTCGGGGCGATCCGGGCCGCCGTGGAGATCCCGCTGCGCGTCATGCTCAGGCTCTCCGACGGTTTCAGCGCGGGGGACGCGCGCGAGCTCGACGCGCTGTGCGAGGCGGCGCAGGGGCTGCGGGCGGAGGGCGCGGAGGAGTTCGTCCTCGGGTTCCTCGACGAGCGGGGGCGGGCCGATCTGGAGGCCGTGCACGCGCTGGTGGACGTGCTCGACGGCTGCCGGTGGACTTTTCACCGGGCGATTGACCGCGCGTCCGACCGTGACGCGCTGCGGCTTCAGCTCGCGGGGCTGCCCGGGCTCGACACGTATCTGACCGCCGGGTCCGCGCGGGGGGTCGGCGCGGGGATGGACGTGCTGTGCGCCGAGGCGGAGGCGGCTCGCGCCGGCGAACCCGGGTACGAGCCGCGGCTGCTCGTCGGCGGGGGGCTTCTTCTCGACCACGTGCCCCGGCTGCGTGCGGCCGGGCTCGACGCGTTCCACGTCGGCGGTGCGGTGCGCCGTGACGGCTGGGCGGGGTCGGTCGACGTCACGGCGGTCCGTGCGTGGCGTGACGCCCTCGACGCGCCGGTCGCCGTCGCCTGA
- a CDS encoding protein kinase family protein, whose protein sequence is MDVTEPLGAARLSAYGTVSTRLALIGDRRLGEMLAAAPALGTGIGGRSAELEIDGTRVFVKRVPLTDIELRAEHARSTANLFGLPMFYQYGVGSAGFGAWRELATHIMTTGWVLTNAYPGFPLLYHWRVLPDGPPSGFTDLFGGVDGAVAHWDGSPAVRRRLEAIGRSSASLVLFLEHVPRTLAAWLNGAGDAALGWVEAALARGTAFMSARGLVHFDAHFANLLTDGRQLYFADFGLALSSGFDLTPDEAAFLADHRAYDRSYVMAHLLRHHVLDGVRGEVERDAFLCGWNAGRRPDGVPAEVAAVIDRHARHVVVLDDFHRRLLAESKRTPYPAADVQRALDRACPAAC, encoded by the coding sequence ATGGACGTGACCGAGCCGCTGGGCGCCGCGCGCCTGTCCGCGTACGGGACGGTGAGTACGCGCCTCGCGCTGATCGGCGACCGCCGGCTCGGCGAGATGCTCGCCGCCGCGCCCGCGCTCGGCACCGGTATCGGCGGCAGGTCGGCGGAGCTGGAGATCGACGGGACGCGCGTCTTCGTGAAGCGGGTCCCGCTGACGGACATCGAGCTGCGGGCGGAGCACGCGCGCTCGACGGCCAATCTCTTCGGGCTGCCGATGTTCTACCAGTACGGCGTGGGGTCGGCCGGGTTCGGCGCGTGGCGCGAGCTGGCCACGCACATCATGACCACCGGGTGGGTGCTGACGAACGCGTACCCGGGCTTTCCGCTGCTGTACCACTGGCGGGTCCTGCCGGACGGTCCGCCCAGCGGGTTCACCGACCTGTTCGGGGGAGTGGACGGGGCGGTCGCGCACTGGGACGGGTCGCCGGCCGTCCGGCGGCGGCTGGAGGCGATCGGGCGGTCGTCGGCCAGTCTGGTGCTGTTCCTGGAACACGTGCCGCGGACGCTCGCCGCGTGGCTGAACGGCGCCGGTGACGCGGCTCTTGGGTGGGTGGAGGCAGCCCTGGCCCGGGGGACCGCGTTCATGAGTGCGCGCGGGCTGGTCCACTTCGACGCGCACTTCGCCAACCTGCTGACCGACGGGCGGCAACTCTACTTCGCGGACTTCGGCCTCGCGCTCAGCTCCGGCTTCGACCTCACGCCGGACGAGGCGGCTTTCCTGGCGGACCACCGCGCGTACGACCGGTCCTATGTGATGGCTCACCTGCTGCGGCACCACGTGCTGGACGGGGTGCGCGGTGAGGTCGAACGCGACGCGTTCCTGTGCGGGTGGAACGCCGGCCGCCGGCCCGACGGTGTGCCGGCCGAGGTCGCCGCGGTCATCGACCGGCACGCGCGGCACGTCGTCGTGCTGGACGACTTCCACCGGCGGCTGCTCGCCGAGAGCAAGCGCACTCCGTACCCCGCCGCCGATGTCCAGCGGGCGCTGGACCGGGCCTGTCCGGCGGCGTGCTGA
- a CDS encoding type II toxin-antitoxin system Phd/YefM family antitoxin, with protein MKLMTATEASRNFAAILDAAEHGETIVITRAGRRLAQIGPAPVGNGAALNGILAEYTPDEDFAADVAASRELLTDEPGATWPDA; from the coding sequence ATGAAACTGATGACCGCCACTGAGGCGTCACGCAATTTCGCCGCCATCCTGGATGCCGCCGAACATGGCGAGACGATCGTCATCACCAGGGCGGGACGCCGACTCGCCCAGATCGGTCCCGCACCGGTGGGAAACGGCGCCGCGCTCAACGGGATCCTGGCCGAGTACACGCCCGATGAGGACTTCGCCGCCGACGTGGCCGCGAGCCGTGAACTGCTCACCGACGAGCCGGGTGCGACGTGGCCCGACGCCTGA
- a CDS encoding PIN domain-containing protein: MARRLILDTGVLVGIEPAGKALSFAPHDDVCIAAVTAAELLQGVELADARRRQGREDFVTAILAVVPVEEYGLDTARTHARLLAHVRRAGKPRGAHDLMIAATAVATARAVVTRDRRAAFADLPGVRIAELGG, encoded by the coding sequence GTGGCCCGACGCCTGATTCTCGACACCGGCGTGCTGGTCGGGATCGAACCGGCCGGAAAAGCCCTCTCCTTCGCCCCGCACGACGATGTGTGCATCGCAGCCGTGACCGCCGCAGAGTTGCTCCAGGGCGTCGAATTGGCCGACGCCCGGCGGCGCCAGGGCCGGGAGGACTTCGTCACGGCGATCCTGGCCGTGGTGCCCGTCGAGGAGTACGGCCTCGACACCGCCCGCACGCACGCCCGTCTCCTGGCGCATGTCCGCCGGGCAGGCAAGCCGCGGGGGGCTCACGATCTGATGATCGCCGCCACCGCGGTGGCGACCGCGCGCGCGGTGGTGACGCGGGACCGCCGGGCCGCCTTCGCGGACCTTCCCGGCGTGCGGATCGCGGAGCTCGGCGGGTAG
- a CDS encoding HD domain-containing protein, with amino-acid sequence MPTTPAAAHPRYAALLAEWCELVRRCQQDPDKDPDPAPYGQDLLERWAEPQRHYHTLDHLVAVLTRSTELTAHAADPDSVALAAWFHDAVYRPDRSENEERSAHLAERALPEAGLDAATTEEVARLVRLTVTHDPAPDDRNGEVLCDADLAVLAGDPAAYAAYAAAVREEYGFVPDEDFRAGRAAILRQLLALPRLFRTEYGHRQWEEVARRNLSTELDLLEA; translated from the coding sequence ATGCCCACGACGCCCGCCGCCGCGCACCCCCGCTACGCCGCTCTGCTCGCCGAGTGGTGTGAGCTGGTACGCCGCTGCCAGCAGGACCCGGACAAGGACCCCGATCCCGCGCCGTACGGACAGGATCTGCTCGAACGGTGGGCCGAACCGCAGCGGCACTACCACACGCTTGACCACCTGGTCGCCGTGCTCACCCGGAGCACCGAGCTGACCGCCCACGCCGCCGACCCGGACTCCGTCGCACTGGCCGCCTGGTTCCACGACGCGGTCTACCGCCCCGACCGCAGCGAGAACGAAGAACGCAGCGCCCACCTCGCCGAGCGCGCCCTGCCGGAAGCCGGCCTGGACGCCGCCACCACCGAGGAGGTCGCCCGGCTCGTACGCCTCACCGTCACGCACGACCCCGCGCCCGACGACCGCAATGGCGAGGTGCTCTGCGACGCCGACCTCGCGGTCCTCGCCGGCGACCCCGCCGCCTACGCCGCGTACGCCGCCGCCGTCCGCGAGGAGTACGGCTTCGTCCCCGACGAGGACTTCCGGGCCGGCCGCGCCGCGATCCTCCGCCAACTCCTCGCCCTGCCCCGCCTCTTCCGCACGGAGTACGGCCACCGCCAGTGGGAAGAGGTCGCCCGCCGCAACCTCAGCACCGAACTGGATCTGCTGGAGGCATAG